A DNA window from Deltaproteobacteria bacterium contains the following coding sequences:
- a CDS encoding HD domain-containing protein, with amino-acid sequence MSGSGRAKITVKAVTMEQVCSWVTTPTNLYMKLQDGRFVAVFRTGNLIDQERLAKYAAKGVTTLFSSEQDLDNMSTADGAFVIATTNSKVDALEKISQTVFDDLLALGVSEASYNNAKAVSKVVRSMIDKDPKLSDAFTKFQEVGGEEVRHAMMVSAMSTILCSSMDWIKPSTFESLALGALLHDIGMLSLPKDIQRGDVATMSPNDRKLFEGHGEAGRALLSQLKTVPDDVVMIVAHHHERSDGSGFPLGLKDVYIHPLARIVGLANELVERYEEDRVAGRATSVRFLVEGLIGSQGSRFNRDVIKSLKALLASDALKSDPLKK; translated from the coding sequence TTGAGCGGAAGCGGACGAGCGAAGATCACAGTAAAAGCAGTGACGATGGAGCAGGTATGCTCTTGGGTGACGACGCCGACGAACCTGTATATGAAGCTTCAGGACGGTCGTTTCGTTGCGGTTTTCCGAACAGGAAACTTGATTGATCAGGAGCGCCTAGCGAAGTACGCCGCGAAAGGTGTCACGACGCTTTTTTCAAGTGAACAAGATTTAGATAACATGTCCACGGCTGACGGCGCGTTCGTCATTGCTACGACCAATAGTAAAGTCGATGCCTTAGAAAAAATCAGTCAGACGGTGTTTGATGATCTCTTAGCGCTGGGAGTTTCAGAGGCGAGCTACAACAATGCGAAGGCTGTCAGCAAGGTCGTGCGGTCGATGATCGACAAAGATCCAAAGCTATCTGATGCCTTCACGAAATTTCAAGAGGTCGGCGGCGAAGAAGTTCGACATGCGATGATGGTTTCGGCTATGAGCACGATTCTATGTTCTTCGATGGATTGGATTAAGCCTTCTACTTTTGAAAGTTTGGCATTGGGGGCGCTTCTGCACGATATCGGAATGCTTTCTTTACCGAAAGACATCCAAAGGGGCGACGTTGCAACCATGAGCCCAAATGATCGAAAGCTATTCGAGGGGCACGGAGAAGCAGGGCGCGCGCTTTTGTCGCAACTAAAAACGGTACCCGATGATGTTGTAATGATCGTCGCCCATCATCACGAACGAAGCGATGGTTCTGGTTTTCCATTGGGACTAAAAGATGTCTACATTCATCCATTGGCGCGCATCGTCGGTTTAGCGAATGAGTTGGTTGAAAGATATGAAGAAGATCGAGTCGCAGGACGAGCGACTTCGGTTCGTTTTTTGGTCGAAGGGTTGATCGGCTCGCAGGGATCACGCTTCAATCGCGATGTAATTAAGTCATTAAAAGCTCTTTTGGCATCCGACGCACTCAAAAGTGATCCTTTAAAAAAGTAA
- a CDS encoding DMT family transporter — MNELSLLPYFLTLGATLSFSSASLIFARFSRSVSVIWMNTAKAFIAMVLLIITLPVLFWFQNRIGTWAPPTDLATGVLLLSGFIGLGIGDLFLLDAFIRIGVSRTLMLYGFQPLVLGLAGSAFFGQAFDGRRLIAIVFLIGCLVIFSLEKYRESKSWEIRGLVMAIIGVSMDSAGVLLTRFAFESSPHTQPLEGHLIRCFGALFAYACIAGFVHSRRLMKGIKEETPVIGLFSNFLRFDNPSRALILLGCFAGTYLSLCLYLTAIQIGHLASISAISITGPMFAALLESVIQRKKPSRYLGLAFLFFVCGFTILMIFRG, encoded by the coding sequence TTGAACGAGCTCTCTCTTCTTCCGTATTTTCTTACTCTTGGCGCTACGCTCAGTTTTTCTAGCGCAAGCCTTATCTTCGCCCGCTTCTCCCGATCCGTTTCCGTGATTTGGATGAACACCGCAAAAGCTTTCATCGCGATGGTTTTACTTATCATCACGCTCCCCGTTTTATTTTGGTTTCAAAATCGAATTGGTACTTGGGCACCGCCGACGGACCTCGCAACCGGAGTCCTCTTACTTTCTGGATTCATCGGCCTCGGCATCGGAGATTTGTTTCTATTGGACGCTTTTATTCGGATCGGAGTTTCACGCACCCTGATGCTGTACGGCTTTCAGCCCTTGGTGCTGGGCCTCGCTGGCTCGGCGTTCTTCGGACAAGCATTTGACGGACGAAGGTTAATTGCGATCGTTTTCCTCATAGGTTGCCTAGTTATTTTTAGCTTAGAAAAATATCGCGAATCAAAGTCGTGGGAAATTCGTGGACTCGTGATGGCGATTATCGGCGTTTCGATGGACTCGGCAGGAGTGCTTCTGACTCGGTTTGCGTTCGAGAGTTCTCCGCACACTCAGCCCTTAGAAGGACACTTGATTCGGTGCTTTGGTGCACTCTTCGCTTATGCCTGCATAGCGGGATTTGTGCACTCGAGAAGGCTTATGAAAGGAATCAAGGAAGAGACGCCGGTCATTGGACTGTTTTCAAACTTCCTTCGCTTCGACAACCCATCACGAGCTCTGATTTTATTAGGCTGTTTTGCGGGAACCTACCTTTCACTGTGCCTTTACTTAACAGCCATCCAGATTGGCCACCTTGCCTCGATCTCAGCGATCTCGATCACGGGTCCAATGTTCGCGGCTCTCTTGGAATCGGTGATTCAACGAAAAAAGCCAAGTCGATACCTTGGCCTCGCCTTTTTGTTCTTCGTTTGCGGATTTACGATCTTGATGATTTTCCGGGGTTAA
- a CDS encoding polyprenyl synthetase family protein, producing MSSIKIYSPSDFPAYLPKLNLLYDDLFKDGKGFRSKLVGGLGERVGLSSNVIQLLAQTIEFIHNASLLHDDLIDRSVLRRGKPAAWTKYTPEYAVLAGDYLLARVMVNLSSHGNVRLIQYTAEVISDLLEGEWIQDSLVKDFTIKLEDLNRVHNLKTGSLFKWCIRAPFIAKERYDEKLHQQLEECGTILGLLFQRSDDLLDFDIRNDEGKAVLGDLKSGYLNSFAVWVLRGVSDDAFKRAVQAQSLGEFKSIVGEAHFDLRAAEFDVENQRSIDLYFHRLQEMNLSLNADEKSSLEILKQLPQPLYWRKKL from the coding sequence ATGAGTTCGATCAAAATTTATAGTCCGTCGGACTTTCCGGCCTATCTTCCGAAGCTCAATCTTCTTTACGACGATCTCTTTAAAGACGGTAAGGGCTTTCGTTCGAAACTTGTCGGCGGACTAGGCGAACGCGTCGGGCTTTCGTCGAATGTGATTCAGCTGCTCGCTCAAACGATCGAGTTTATTCACAACGCTTCCTTGTTACATGACGACCTGATCGATCGCTCTGTTCTTCGTCGTGGAAAGCCAGCGGCATGGACTAAGTACACTCCTGAATACGCAGTGCTCGCGGGCGATTATCTTTTAGCGCGAGTGATGGTGAATCTTTCGAGTCACGGGAATGTTCGGTTGATTCAATACACCGCAGAAGTGATTTCAGATTTGTTGGAAGGCGAGTGGATTCAGGACTCCCTCGTAAAGGACTTCACAATCAAACTGGAAGATCTGAACCGAGTTCACAATCTAAAAACCGGCTCACTGTTCAAATGGTGCATTCGCGCTCCTTTCATAGCGAAGGAACGCTATGACGAAAAGCTTCATCAGCAACTAGAAGAGTGTGGAACGATCTTGGGTTTACTGTTCCAGCGCAGTGATGATCTTTTGGACTTTGATATTCGGAACGACGAAGGCAAAGCGGTGCTAGGAGATCTGAAATCCGGTTACTTGAACTCTTTCGCGGTTTGGGTATTGAGGGGTGTTTCGGACGATGCATTTAAACGCGCAGTTCAGGCCCAGTCGTTAGGAGAATTTAAATCAATCGTGGGCGAGGCGCACTTTGATTTGCGCGCGGCTGAGTTTGATGTCGAGAACCAGCGATCCATTGATTTGTACTTTCACCGCCTTCAGGAAATGAACTTAAGCTTGAACGCAGACGAAAAGTCCTCTCTGGAAATTTTAAAGCAACTGCCGCAGCCGCTTTATTGGCGAAAAAAATTGTAA
- a CDS encoding cation diffusion facilitator family transporter, producing MESDSRGHGASSLNENADHGHNRSIWDDSSIRAVLVAIAGNGIVTIAKFFGWMVSRSPSMLAETIHSLADTANQILLLVGIRHGAGRPTKEFPFGKGRARYIWNLISAVGIFFLGFGFTTWHGIEQLVQARPTDPIYEGPWTTPILLLALAIEGYTLFVALRSVNEARGETGFWEFVRRGDDPTGVAVLLEDSIAVLGVAVAFTGISLSRHLQSPIPDAIASIVIGGLLGVMAVTLALANARILMGASAGQDREQEIREYLEALPAIERVTSLKTAVLAPGNVRLAAEIEFHGSTFIDRHMIERDAERIRDGDDPTPVLFETAERMVRVMGREINRLEAQIRQEFPEITYIDLEVN from the coding sequence ATGGAGTCAGACAGTAGGGGCCACGGCGCCTCTTCCCTAAATGAAAACGCGGACCACGGCCATAACCGAAGCATCTGGGATGATTCGTCCATCCGTGCGGTTCTTGTTGCGATCGCCGGAAATGGGATCGTCACCATCGCCAAGTTCTTCGGCTGGATGGTCAGCCGCAGTCCCTCAATGCTTGCGGAAACGATTCACTCGCTAGCCGACACTGCCAATCAAATACTTTTACTCGTAGGAATTCGGCACGGCGCCGGCCGCCCAACAAAAGAGTTTCCCTTCGGCAAGGGACGAGCGCGTTACATATGGAATTTAATTAGTGCCGTCGGCATTTTCTTCCTCGGATTCGGTTTCACCACCTGGCATGGCATTGAGCAACTTGTTCAAGCTCGTCCGACCGACCCGATCTATGAAGGTCCATGGACCACACCGATTCTTTTGCTCGCGCTTGCGATTGAAGGTTACACGCTTTTCGTCGCTCTTCGTTCGGTCAATGAAGCTCGCGGCGAGACCGGTTTCTGGGAATTTGTTCGCCGGGGGGATGATCCGACGGGGGTTGCCGTTCTTCTTGAAGACTCGATTGCCGTACTAGGGGTCGCTGTCGCATTTACGGGGATTTCACTTTCAAGACATCTTCAGTCGCCAATCCCAGATGCCATCGCGTCGATCGTAATCGGCGGTCTGCTTGGAGTCATGGCAGTCACGCTGGCGCTAGCGAATGCCCGCATTCTTATGGGCGCGTCCGCAGGCCAAGATCGCGAGCAGGAAATTCGAGAATATCTTGAAGCACTGCCAGCTATTGAACGCGTGACTAGCTTGAAGACCGCGGTGCTAGCGCCTGGGAATGTGCGCTTGGCCGCGGAGATTGAATTCCATGGCAGTACGTTTATCGACCGTCATATGATCGAACGCGATGCCGAAAGAATTCGCGATGGCGACGATCCAACACCAGTTTTGTTTGAAACCGCTGAGCGCATGGTTCGAGTCATGGGGCGCGAAATCAATCGCCTTGAAGCGCAAATCAGACAGGAGTTTCCCGAGATCACCTACATCGATCTTGAGGTCAATTGA
- a CDS encoding acyl-CoA thioesterase, producing the protein MNTTNSPSTPRSSFSISRRIQFSEADPAGISFFANVYRWHHEAYEAFVTDHLGIDYKKWFLSTEVAVPIRKSEAEYFGPFSPGRTTRIDFQILKLGTSSFTAESKIYNEKSVLCSTVQTVHVFMDIATGAKLEIPAEFRRAMESA; encoded by the coding sequence ATGAACACCACGAATTCGCCAAGCACTCCTCGATCTTCGTTTTCAATTTCGCGGCGCATTCAATTCTCGGAAGCGGATCCGGCAGGAATCTCGTTTTTCGCCAATGTCTATCGATGGCATCACGAAGCCTACGAGGCCTTCGTTACCGATCACCTCGGCATCGATTATAAAAAGTGGTTCCTATCGACCGAAGTTGCGGTTCCTATTCGAAAGTCTGAAGCAGAATACTTTGGACCCTTTTCTCCGGGCCGAACTACCCGAATTGACTTTCAAATCTTGAAACTGGGCACAAGCTCGTTCACGGCTGAGTCGAAGATTTACAACGAAAAGTCGGTGCTTTGCTCGACCGTCCAAACCGTTCATGTCTTCATGGATATTGCCACCGGAGCAAAACTTGAAATTCCGGCTGAGTTCCGACGAGCCATGGAATCAGCCTAG
- a CDS encoding response regulator, producing the protein MGYLLVDDQRAARLLLRVFLIRQGVNFIEEAGDSISALRLLMATPQSQSPFHAVFISRQMPEMSGLELVRTIRQLPGWAQFPIVIISEDNDAKLHFDAVAAGATDYLMRPFTEEELTDLLKRIGLK; encoded by the coding sequence GTGGGATATCTACTTGTTGACGATCAAAGGGCGGCTCGACTTCTTCTGAGAGTGTTTCTCATTCGCCAAGGCGTCAATTTCATCGAAGAAGCAGGAGACAGCATTTCGGCACTTCGCCTTCTTATGGCGACGCCACAAAGCCAAAGTCCATTTCACGCGGTCTTTATCAGTCGGCAGATGCCAGAAATGTCTGGACTGGAACTTGTTCGAACGATTCGACAGCTTCCCGGTTGGGCACAGTTCCCGATCGTGATTATTTCGGAAGACAACGATGCAAAGCTCCATTTTGATGCCGTGGCTGCGGGGGCTACCGATTACTTGATGCGCCCCTTTACGGAAGAAGAACTAACGGATCTTCTTAAACGAATCGGATTGAAATAG